One Clavelina lepadiformis chromosome 1, kaClaLepa1.1, whole genome shotgun sequence genomic region harbors:
- the LOC143459837 gene encoding glutathione hydrolase 7-like isoform X1 yields MTDSTVLFQRNIHETDGNDPGFVSVSFEDNKQHPERSLSTSTESSTNVLIMTRTPMESSPLKETHSDPFSKPRWLRYASGLCMIITVMVVFSISITVALIITIYVAPPPFTPHGGVVSSSPNCSEHGKKLLETGQASTVDVAILVSLCIAISQPHAASIGGGGFALVHQQKLVENANQVFDFREVSSQRFNEASLIASNFENKTMQEIAAGASIAVPGYLMGLQALHQEHGRTPWNVLLDQAVSLARVGVPVSEDLAAAIEALDVDALPSDLKSLVVTDGAKLKKGDILKQPKLAQTLETVGKYGADALYSGKLTDAFVDEVSNAGGFLTKDDMKNYEVLKSRSINETKYSDMKIITAAPPSFGPALHTVMSTLAQFDVSDQTEDAYFLQMHHLAESLKYSFGLQTELGDLSRRNFSSLYYNSTRIGEAFRSKIKDNESYPLESYLSGHQPLQLTTDGQQHVSVVGDDAVIVTISMSIGSLFGSKQMASGFILNNAMIDFSWKGRNMDTGGLVPSQANYVSGGLRPMSSLVPVVIIPTATKCGTYIIPAATPGYRSVSSLAQVILNKASMNLKDSIARPRIHQQLVPFYISMEDDKPAGLQSSLENRGHKNISKLGQNQTIGIVNAARWLDNVVSTFADQRQADNQGFSF; encoded by the exons ATGACTGATTCCACggttttatttcaaagaaatattCACGAAACTGATGGAAATGATCCAG GTTTTGTATCTGTTTCATTTGAAGATAACAAACAACACCCCGAAAGGTCACTATCAACGAGTACTGAATCTTCAACTAACGTCTTAATAATGACTCGAACTCCAATGGAAAGCTCACCCTTGAAGGAAACCCATTCTGACCCATTTTCAAAGCCTAG atGGTTGCGATATGCTAGTGGTCTGTGTATGATTATCACAGTGATGGTAGTCTTTTCAATCAGCATTACGGTGGCCCTGATCATAACTATATACGTTGCCCCACCACCA TTCACACCACACGGTGGCGTTGTATCAAGCAGCCCAAATTGCTCAGAGCACGGGAAGAAACTTCTAGAAACTGGTCAAGCTTCAACTGTAGATGTGGCAATCTTAGTATCGCTTTGTATTGCCATCTCCCAACCTCACGCAGCAAGCATAGGAGG agGTGGCTTTGCATTAGTCCATCAGCAAAAGCTTGTGGAGAACGCAAACCAAGTATTTGATTTCCGTGAAGTCAGCTCGCAGAGGTTTAATGAAGCTTCTTTGATTGcatcaaattttgaaaacaaaacaatgcagGAAATTGCAGCAGGTGCATCCATTGCTGTGCCTGGATATTTGATGGGTTTGCAAGCCTTGCACCAAGAGCATGGAAG AACTCCTTGGAATGTTCTTCTGGATCAAGCTGTGTCTTTAGCACGAGTTGGTGTGCCTGTGTCTGAAGATTTAGCTGCTGCGATCGAAGCACTTGATGTGGACGCTCTTCCCTCAGATTTGAAATCTTTGGTTGTGACAGATGGAGCGAAACTGAAAAAAGGAGACATcttaaaacaaccaaaactCGCCCAAACTCTTGAA actGTCGGAAAATACGGAGCTGATGCTCTTTATAGTGGAAAACTTACAGATGCATTTGTGGATGAGGTTTCCAATGCTGGTGGGTTCCTCACCAAGGATGATATGAAGAACTATGAAGTGTTGAAGTCTCGTAGTATTAATGAAACCAAATATTCAG ACATGAAAATTATAACCGCTGCCCCACCATCATTTGGCCCAGCGCTTCACACTGTCATGAGTACATTGGCTCAGTTTGATGTTTCCGATCAGACCGAAGATGCTTATTTCCTTCAG ATGCATCATCTGGCAGAATCATTGAAATATTCTTTTGGTCTACAAACCGAATTAGGAGACCTATCTCGTCGAAACTTCTCTTCCTTGTACTACAACAG TACAAGAATAGGAGAGGCGTTCAGATCAAAGATAAAGGATAATGAATCATACCCGTTGGAAAGTTATTTATCTgggcatcaacctctacaaCTGACCACAGATGGACAACAACATGTGTCAGTCGTGGGAGACGATGCCGTTATCGTTACCATATCGAT GAGCATTGGTTCTTTATTCGGTTCAAAGCAAATGGCATCGGGCTTTATACTTAATAATGCCATGATCGACTTTTCATGGAAGGGTAGAAACATGGACACTGGTGGCTTGGTCCCTTCACAG GCAAACTACGTCTCTGGTGGGTTACGTCCAATGTCATCCCTGGTCCCGGTTGTTATTATTCcaactgcaacaaaatgtgGCACCTACATCATCCCTGCAGCAACACCCGGCTACCGTTCAGTGTCAA GTCTCGCTCAAGTTATATTGAACAAAGCCTCAATGAATTTGAAAGATAGCATCGCAAGACCTCGAATACATCAGCAACTAGTTCCTTTTTACATATCAATGGAAG ATGATAAACCTGCTGGTTTGCAAAGCAGCTTGGAAAACAGAGGACATAAAAACATATCGAAGCTCGGACAAAATCAAACTATCGGTATTGTAAATGCTGCTCGCTGGTTAGATAATGTTGTGAGCACCTTTGCTGACCAAAGACAGGCTGATAATCAAGGCTTTTCGTTTTAA
- the LOC143459875 gene encoding CMP-N-acetylneuraminate-beta-galactosamide-alpha-2,3-sialyltransferase 2-like, whose protein sequence is MKTIINFRIKGLMYILCFLCILATYSWLLVWSTKAIIHQMEKPLPMGEKAITEHTVDMDEEIGTEKTFKFNGNMSLTLEDEEPQSKCKKQLSLPQKRWLSARYNSNIAPIWTENNLELDYQVLDWWLTLQSSIGMDTGKLMHKLFDFGIPEKNPFYRSNKEISEKCRRCAVVGNSGNLKSSNYGKEIDSHDFIIRMNRAPTTGFENDVGSKTTHRFMYPESAIKYLPKGVSFVLTPFKPLDIKWLLSALTTGEITKTYAAVPNKVICDKSKIIVINPGFIKYIYDRWTQHNGRYPSTGMLAVIYALHECDEVELYGFGADNNGNWHHYWEELPKTLSGAFKSTGVHDSEWEKTILQHLEKNEFIKIHIPSTS, encoded by the exons ATGAAAACCattataaattttagaatAAAAGGCTTAATGTATATCTTGTGCTTTCTATGCATCTTGGCAACATACAGCTGGTTGCTGGTTTGGTCGACCAAAGCAATCATTCATCAAATGGAAAAACCCTTACCAATGGGTGAAAAAGCAATAACTGAACACACTGTCGATATGGATGAAGAAATCGGGACTGAGAAAACATTTAAGTTCAATGGAAACATGTCACTAACGTTAGAGGATGAAGAACCACaaagtaaatgtaaaaaacagTTATCGCTTCCGCAAAAAAGATGGTTGAGCGCTCGATACAATAGCAACATTGCACCAATATGGACTGAAAATAACCTAGAACTAGACTACCAAGTTTTAGACTGGTGGCTTACGCTTCAGTCCAGTATAGGGATGGATACAGGAAAGTTGATGCACAAACTATTTGACTTTGGAATTCCGGAGAAAAATCCTTTCTATCGCAGCAATAAAGAAATATCTGAAAAATGCCGACGTTGTGCGGTTGTAGGCAATTCAGGAAATCTTAAGTCATCAAACTATGGCAAG GAAATAGATTCACATGATTTCATAATTCGAATGAATCGAGCCCCAACTACTGGATTTGAGAATGATGTTGGAAGCAAAACAACGCACCGCTTTATGTATCCTGAAAGTGCAATTAAATACTTACCAAAag GTGTTAGTTTTGTGTTGACTCCGTTTAAACCGTTGGATATAAAATGGTTACTGAGCGCACTAACTACAGGAGAAATCACCAAAACATATGCAGCAGTGCCAAACAAAGTTATCTGTGACAAGTCCAAAATTATTGTCATAAACCCTGGGTTTATCAA GTACATCTATGATAGATGGACACAACATAATGGTCGATATCCATCCACTGGAATGCTAGCTGTGATATACGCACTTCATGAATGTGATGAGGTTGAGCTGTATGGGTTTGGGGCAGACAATAATGGCAATTGGCATCATTATTGGGAAGAGCTGCCAAAAACTTTGTCTGGTGCTTTCAAATCAACTGGTGTACATGACTCAGAATGGGAAAAAACAATACTACAGCACCTTGAGAAAAATGAATTCATAAAAATACATATTCCTTCCACTTCGTAG
- the LOC143459837 gene encoding glutathione hydrolase 7-like isoform X2 → MTRTPMESSPLKETHSDPFSKPRWLRYASGLCMIITVMVVFSISITVALIITIYVAPPPFTPHGGVVSSSPNCSEHGKKLLETGQASTVDVAILVSLCIAISQPHAASIGGGGFALVHQQKLVENANQVFDFREVSSQRFNEASLIASNFENKTMQEIAAGASIAVPGYLMGLQALHQEHGRTPWNVLLDQAVSLARVGVPVSEDLAAAIEALDVDALPSDLKSLVVTDGAKLKKGDILKQPKLAQTLETVGKYGADALYSGKLTDAFVDEVSNAGGFLTKDDMKNYEVLKSRSINETKYSDMKIITAAPPSFGPALHTVMSTLAQFDVSDQTEDAYFLQMHHLAESLKYSFGLQTELGDLSRRNFSSLYYNSTRIGEAFRSKIKDNESYPLESYLSGHQPLQLTTDGQQHVSVVGDDAVIVTISMSIGSLFGSKQMASGFILNNAMIDFSWKGRNMDTGGLVPSQANYVSGGLRPMSSLVPVVIIPTATKCGTYIIPAATPGYRSVSSLAQVILNKASMNLKDSIARPRIHQQLVPFYISMEDDKPAGLQSSLENRGHKNISKLGQNQTIGIVNAARWLDNVVSTFADQRQADNQGFSF, encoded by the exons ATGACTCGAACTCCAATGGAAAGCTCACCCTTGAAGGAAACCCATTCTGACCCATTTTCAAAGCCTAG atGGTTGCGATATGCTAGTGGTCTGTGTATGATTATCACAGTGATGGTAGTCTTTTCAATCAGCATTACGGTGGCCCTGATCATAACTATATACGTTGCCCCACCACCA TTCACACCACACGGTGGCGTTGTATCAAGCAGCCCAAATTGCTCAGAGCACGGGAAGAAACTTCTAGAAACTGGTCAAGCTTCAACTGTAGATGTGGCAATCTTAGTATCGCTTTGTATTGCCATCTCCCAACCTCACGCAGCAAGCATAGGAGG agGTGGCTTTGCATTAGTCCATCAGCAAAAGCTTGTGGAGAACGCAAACCAAGTATTTGATTTCCGTGAAGTCAGCTCGCAGAGGTTTAATGAAGCTTCTTTGATTGcatcaaattttgaaaacaaaacaatgcagGAAATTGCAGCAGGTGCATCCATTGCTGTGCCTGGATATTTGATGGGTTTGCAAGCCTTGCACCAAGAGCATGGAAG AACTCCTTGGAATGTTCTTCTGGATCAAGCTGTGTCTTTAGCACGAGTTGGTGTGCCTGTGTCTGAAGATTTAGCTGCTGCGATCGAAGCACTTGATGTGGACGCTCTTCCCTCAGATTTGAAATCTTTGGTTGTGACAGATGGAGCGAAACTGAAAAAAGGAGACATcttaaaacaaccaaaactCGCCCAAACTCTTGAA actGTCGGAAAATACGGAGCTGATGCTCTTTATAGTGGAAAACTTACAGATGCATTTGTGGATGAGGTTTCCAATGCTGGTGGGTTCCTCACCAAGGATGATATGAAGAACTATGAAGTGTTGAAGTCTCGTAGTATTAATGAAACCAAATATTCAG ACATGAAAATTATAACCGCTGCCCCACCATCATTTGGCCCAGCGCTTCACACTGTCATGAGTACATTGGCTCAGTTTGATGTTTCCGATCAGACCGAAGATGCTTATTTCCTTCAG ATGCATCATCTGGCAGAATCATTGAAATATTCTTTTGGTCTACAAACCGAATTAGGAGACCTATCTCGTCGAAACTTCTCTTCCTTGTACTACAACAG TACAAGAATAGGAGAGGCGTTCAGATCAAAGATAAAGGATAATGAATCATACCCGTTGGAAAGTTATTTATCTgggcatcaacctctacaaCTGACCACAGATGGACAACAACATGTGTCAGTCGTGGGAGACGATGCCGTTATCGTTACCATATCGAT GAGCATTGGTTCTTTATTCGGTTCAAAGCAAATGGCATCGGGCTTTATACTTAATAATGCCATGATCGACTTTTCATGGAAGGGTAGAAACATGGACACTGGTGGCTTGGTCCCTTCACAG GCAAACTACGTCTCTGGTGGGTTACGTCCAATGTCATCCCTGGTCCCGGTTGTTATTATTCcaactgcaacaaaatgtgGCACCTACATCATCCCTGCAGCAACACCCGGCTACCGTTCAGTGTCAA GTCTCGCTCAAGTTATATTGAACAAAGCCTCAATGAATTTGAAAGATAGCATCGCAAGACCTCGAATACATCAGCAACTAGTTCCTTTTTACATATCAATGGAAG ATGATAAACCTGCTGGTTTGCAAAGCAGCTTGGAAAACAGAGGACATAAAAACATATCGAAGCTCGGACAAAATCAAACTATCGGTATTGTAAATGCTGCTCGCTGGTTAGATAATGTTGTGAGCACCTTTGCTGACCAAAGACAGGCTGATAATCAAGGCTTTTCGTTTTAA
- the LOC143452451 gene encoding sorting nexin-25-like isoform X2 — translation MTIGQTLILGFVLCLVLALCIANPWVVSILINLITSLVAIVLGSLIGVFLIYLLLNYIEKHKLYLEQESDQCVQRTQGVALEQRANLPSRFSAKFYLRALSFWFYTRSKLFLANVAIRLARSPLIQAQTGNIDTGNNRPAQARGVFEIIHPYGKTPEEMLCSPYGPSSYQSGTKTCVSPNIDEIMHNVFEYTYRDYVETWYSKVSSDRGNFHKMIRADYWVVVKAFSERLAKVDTVNLIMNRFVKCVHEHMDELKRTAKMHPSEQKPMFTLHPCLRDRNTELGYLRQICDYILILTLPPESARITSLRYILREVLAGLAFLPMVETLCDPDYINRTILSYLQWKDNAQEEQSRAYAYAATYEDFIKIINDCKSVQALSQIRYRIMTEIIHATTISSLKKDQSKAGKARSLDKGELLINRDLKRYINQCQVAKQQCEKKIRALGGEDYGGKYAQSEGGLMESQLLSFEEIMNSPIARSFFLKYLKKIGKASLLSFWNQIEIVKTTNPSGKELAKILSHVFQTHIINNPLEQVSIEKSSIRGMQDCVIGNKPPDDFFQVQKQVYDIMQKDHYPSFVVSDVYSYQLMPEILDQSFEKSLTASEQDLSKAAFGGGHSSDASLERLRRIEEKLEYKAQALESLMSATKVDSKVKDQLNRDIQKLQHAKCMQQLHIERTSAWWDHMGMWNASIEKVHASQTDGLATPVYTIIVQCSGVPFYETTDDVSGWIVARSLNEFHDLHQRLKECSPWLKKHSLPKVPMFRLRGLTDKFLNNSKESLDAYLNDILKDEILRCSQTVYGFLSPGPDGTNLSKSSEEEAADNKIFTGVGGFFKRVPKDLLDRVVNQLAEEDDTDDLLDEDRQVREVSEWLVSEPMLGFYLQAFLDSMWPNGKLAEQVPSRTDDEKTQTKLELQVEILRNIPEALNGLVGQENGKRGVLKIFHALQDKRLNKHLFYNLLAEIMEEVFPEILEQGNVPGN, via the exons ATGACAATCGGTCAGACTCTAATTTTGGGCTTTGTGCTTTGTTTAGTGCTTGCTCTGTGCATTGCCAATCCGTGGGTTGTAAGCATTCTGATCAATCTTATTACATCCCTTGTTGCCATTGTACTTGGAAGTTTAATTGGtgtttttcttatttatttgcttctTAACTATATTGAGAAACACAAACTCTATCTTGAGCAGGAAAGTGACCAATGTGTACAACGAACTCAGGGTGTTGCCTTGGAACAAAGAGCAAATTTGCCATCTCGATTTTCagctaaattttatttgagagCACTTAGCTTTTGGTTTTACACCAGAAGCAAACTCTTTCTTGCTAATGTTGCCATAAGGCTCGCTCGATCCCCATTAATTCAAGCACAGACAGGCAACATAGACACTGGCAACAATCGTCCTGCTCAAGCCCGAGGAGTATTTGAAATTATTCATCCTTATGGAAAAACTCCGGAGGAAATGCTTTGTAGTCCCTATGGACCAAGCTCATATCAGTCTGGCACTAAAACTTGCGTTTCACCGAACATCGATGAAATTATGCATAATGTTTTCGAATACACCTACAGGGACTATGTTGAAACATG GTACAGTAAAGTGAGCAGTGACCGTGGAAACTTTCATAAAATGATCCGAGCAGATTATTGGGTTGTTGTGAAAGCATTTTCGGAACGTCTTGCAAAAGTAGATACTGTCAACCTGATTATGAATCGCTTTGTGAAATGTGTGCATGAGCACATGGATGAACTGAAACGTACAGCTAAAAT GCATCCCAGTGAACAAAAACCTATGTTTACTTTACACCCTTGTTTACGGGATCGCAACACTGAACTTGGTTACTTGCGCCAGATCTGCGACTATATTCTGATCCTGACACTTCCACCAGAATCTGCCCGCATCACCAGCTTACGCTACATACTGCGTGAAGTTCTTGCAGGTTTAG cTTTCCTTCCGATGGTTGAAACTTTATGTGATCCTGACTATATAAATCGCACCATTTTATCTTATTTGCAATGGAAAGATAATGCTCAAGAAGAGCAAAGTCGAGCTTATGCCTATGCAGCTACATATGAAGATTTCATAAAGATAATAAATGATTGCAAAAGTGTTCAAGCTCTTTCGCAAATTAG GTATCGCATAATGACTGAGATCATTCATGCCACTACGATTAGCAGCCTTAAAAAGGATCAAAGCAAAGCTGGAAAAGCCCGAAGTTTGGACAAG GGAGAGCTTCTTATAAATCGTGATTTGAAACGTTACATCAACCAGTGTCAAGTTGCAAAGCAACAATGTGAAAAGAAGATTCG TGCGCTTGGTGGGGAAGATTATGGTGGAAAGTATGCTCAGTCTGAAGGAGGACTGATGGAAAGCCAG TTGCTATCATTTGAAGAGATAATGAACTCACCCATTGCAAGAAGTTTCTTCctaaaatatctcaaaaagaTCGGTAAAGCATCTTTACTCAGCTTTTGGAATCAG AttgaaattgtaaaaacaACTAATCCTTCGGGAAAGGAACTTGCAAAAATACTCAGCCATGTTTTTCAAACTCATATTATAAACAATCCGCTTGAACAAGTTTCCATTGAAAAAAGCAGCATTAGAGGAATGCAAGATTGTGTCATCGGTAACAAGCCACCtgatgatttttttcaagtacAAAAACAA GTTTATGATATAATGCAAAAAGATCACTATCCATCATTTGTGGTAAGTGATGTCTATTCTTATCAACTGATGCCTGAAATATTGGATCAAAGCTTTGAAAAAAGTCTCACTGCTTCGGAACAAGATTTGTCAAAAGCAG CATTTGGTGGTGGCCATTCATCTGATGCGTCTCTTGAAAGATTGCGCAGAATTGAGGAGAAGCTCGAGTACAAAGCTCAGGCTTTGGAAAGCTTAATGTCTGCTACAAAAGTTGATTCAAAG GTAAAAGATCAACTAAATCGCGATATACAGAAACTCCAGCATGCCAAATGCATGCAGCAGCTTCACATAGAACGAACCAGTGCTTGGTGGGACCATATGGGCATGTGGAATGCatccattgaaaaagttcatGCGTCCCAAACAGATG GTCTAGCAACACCTGTCTACACAATTATTGTCCAGTGTTCAGGTGTGCCCTTCTACGAAACCACAGATGATGTTTCTGGCTGGATTGTGGCAAGatctttaaatgaatttcaTGACTTGCATCAGCGACTAAAAGAG TGTAGTCCTTGGCTGAAGAAGCATTCCTTGCCAAAAGTGCCAATGTTTCGACTTAGAGGGCTTACTGATAAGTTCTTAAACAATTCAAAAGAATCACTGGATGCATATCTAAATGATATACTCAAG GATGAAATCTTAAGGTGCAGCCAAACTGTGTATGGTTTTCTCAGTCCTGGACCAGATGGAACAAATCTTTCAAAAAGTAGTGAAGAGGAAGCAGctgacaataaaatttttacaggTGTTGGTGGTTTTTTTAAGCGAGTTCCGAAAGATCTATTGGATCGAGTTGTGAACCAGCTAGCTGAGGAAGACGACACAGATGATCTTTTGGATGAAGACAg GCAGGTGCGAGAAGTATCTGAATGGCTTGTATCAGAACCAATGCTGGGGTTTTATTTACAAGCTTTTTTGGATTCGATGTGGCCTAATGGAAAACTAGCCGAGCAAGTTCCATCCAGAACCGATGAT GAGAAGACACAAACCAAGCTAGAGTTACAGGTTGAAATTCTGCGTAATATTCCGGAAGCCCTAAATGGTTTAGTGGGACAAGAGAACGGGAAACGGGGCgtattgaaaattttccatGCACTGCAAGACAAGCGTCTAAACAAgcatttgttttat
- the LOC143452451 gene encoding sorting nexin-25-like isoform X1, translating to MTIGQTLILGFVLCLVLALCIANPWVVSILINLITSLVAIVLGSLIGVFLIYLLLNYIEKHKLYLEQESDQCVQRTQGVALEQRANLPSRFSAKFYLRALSFWFYTRSKLFLANVAIRLARSPLIQAQTGNIDTGNNRPAQARGVFEIIHPYGKTPEEMLCSPYGPSSYQSGTKTCVSPNIDEIMHNVFEYTYRDYVETWYSKVSSDRGNFHKMIRADYWVVVKAFSERLAKVDTVNLIMNRFVKCVHEHMDELKRTAKMHPSEQKPMFTLHPCLRDRNTELGYLRQICDYILILTLPPESARITSLRYILREVLAGLAFLPMVETLCDPDYINRTILSYLQWKDNAQEEQSRAYAYAATYEDFIKIINDCKSVQALSQIRYRIMTEIIHATTISSLKKDQSKAGKARSLDKGELLINRDLKRYINQCQVAKQQCEKKIRALGGEDYGGKYAQSEGGLMESQLLSFEEIMNSPIARSFFLKYLKKIGKASLLSFWNQIEIVKTTNPSGKELAKILSHVFQTHIINNPLEQVSIEKSSIRGMQDCVIGNKPPDDFFQVQKQVYDIMQKDHYPSFVVSDVYSYQLMPEILDQSFEKSLTASEQDLSKAAFGGGHSSDASLERLRRIEEKLEYKAQALESLMSATKVDSKVKDQLNRDIQKLQHAKCMQQLHIERTSAWWDHMGMWNASIEKVHASQTDGLATPVYTIIVQCSGVPFYETTDDVSGWIVARSLNEFHDLHQRLKECSPWLKKHSLPKVPMFRLRGLTDKFLNNSKESLDAYLNDILKDEILRCSQTVYGFLSPGPDGTNLSKSSEEEAADNKIFTGVGGFFKRVPKDLLDRVVNQLAEEDDTDDLLDEDSTLARDSVAEPLYLLISEVFELHGLFRFLRRSLIVFVRVAFGRSINRQVREVSEWLVSEPMLGFYLQAFLDSMWPNGKLAEQVPSRTDDEKTQTKLELQVEILRNIPEALNGLVGQENGKRGVLKIFHALQDKRLNKHLFYNLLAEIMEEVFPEILEQGNVPGN from the exons ATGACAATCGGTCAGACTCTAATTTTGGGCTTTGTGCTTTGTTTAGTGCTTGCTCTGTGCATTGCCAATCCGTGGGTTGTAAGCATTCTGATCAATCTTATTACATCCCTTGTTGCCATTGTACTTGGAAGTTTAATTGGtgtttttcttatttatttgcttctTAACTATATTGAGAAACACAAACTCTATCTTGAGCAGGAAAGTGACCAATGTGTACAACGAACTCAGGGTGTTGCCTTGGAACAAAGAGCAAATTTGCCATCTCGATTTTCagctaaattttatttgagagCACTTAGCTTTTGGTTTTACACCAGAAGCAAACTCTTTCTTGCTAATGTTGCCATAAGGCTCGCTCGATCCCCATTAATTCAAGCACAGACAGGCAACATAGACACTGGCAACAATCGTCCTGCTCAAGCCCGAGGAGTATTTGAAATTATTCATCCTTATGGAAAAACTCCGGAGGAAATGCTTTGTAGTCCCTATGGACCAAGCTCATATCAGTCTGGCACTAAAACTTGCGTTTCACCGAACATCGATGAAATTATGCATAATGTTTTCGAATACACCTACAGGGACTATGTTGAAACATG GTACAGTAAAGTGAGCAGTGACCGTGGAAACTTTCATAAAATGATCCGAGCAGATTATTGGGTTGTTGTGAAAGCATTTTCGGAACGTCTTGCAAAAGTAGATACTGTCAACCTGATTATGAATCGCTTTGTGAAATGTGTGCATGAGCACATGGATGAACTGAAACGTACAGCTAAAAT GCATCCCAGTGAACAAAAACCTATGTTTACTTTACACCCTTGTTTACGGGATCGCAACACTGAACTTGGTTACTTGCGCCAGATCTGCGACTATATTCTGATCCTGACACTTCCACCAGAATCTGCCCGCATCACCAGCTTACGCTACATACTGCGTGAAGTTCTTGCAGGTTTAG cTTTCCTTCCGATGGTTGAAACTTTATGTGATCCTGACTATATAAATCGCACCATTTTATCTTATTTGCAATGGAAAGATAATGCTCAAGAAGAGCAAAGTCGAGCTTATGCCTATGCAGCTACATATGAAGATTTCATAAAGATAATAAATGATTGCAAAAGTGTTCAAGCTCTTTCGCAAATTAG GTATCGCATAATGACTGAGATCATTCATGCCACTACGATTAGCAGCCTTAAAAAGGATCAAAGCAAAGCTGGAAAAGCCCGAAGTTTGGACAAG GGAGAGCTTCTTATAAATCGTGATTTGAAACGTTACATCAACCAGTGTCAAGTTGCAAAGCAACAATGTGAAAAGAAGATTCG TGCGCTTGGTGGGGAAGATTATGGTGGAAAGTATGCTCAGTCTGAAGGAGGACTGATGGAAAGCCAG TTGCTATCATTTGAAGAGATAATGAACTCACCCATTGCAAGAAGTTTCTTCctaaaatatctcaaaaagaTCGGTAAAGCATCTTTACTCAGCTTTTGGAATCAG AttgaaattgtaaaaacaACTAATCCTTCGGGAAAGGAACTTGCAAAAATACTCAGCCATGTTTTTCAAACTCATATTATAAACAATCCGCTTGAACAAGTTTCCATTGAAAAAAGCAGCATTAGAGGAATGCAAGATTGTGTCATCGGTAACAAGCCACCtgatgatttttttcaagtacAAAAACAA GTTTATGATATAATGCAAAAAGATCACTATCCATCATTTGTGGTAAGTGATGTCTATTCTTATCAACTGATGCCTGAAATATTGGATCAAAGCTTTGAAAAAAGTCTCACTGCTTCGGAACAAGATTTGTCAAAAGCAG CATTTGGTGGTGGCCATTCATCTGATGCGTCTCTTGAAAGATTGCGCAGAATTGAGGAGAAGCTCGAGTACAAAGCTCAGGCTTTGGAAAGCTTAATGTCTGCTACAAAAGTTGATTCAAAG GTAAAAGATCAACTAAATCGCGATATACAGAAACTCCAGCATGCCAAATGCATGCAGCAGCTTCACATAGAACGAACCAGTGCTTGGTGGGACCATATGGGCATGTGGAATGCatccattgaaaaagttcatGCGTCCCAAACAGATG GTCTAGCAACACCTGTCTACACAATTATTGTCCAGTGTTCAGGTGTGCCCTTCTACGAAACCACAGATGATGTTTCTGGCTGGATTGTGGCAAGatctttaaatgaatttcaTGACTTGCATCAGCGACTAAAAGAG TGTAGTCCTTGGCTGAAGAAGCATTCCTTGCCAAAAGTGCCAATGTTTCGACTTAGAGGGCTTACTGATAAGTTCTTAAACAATTCAAAAGAATCACTGGATGCATATCTAAATGATATACTCAAG GATGAAATCTTAAGGTGCAGCCAAACTGTGTATGGTTTTCTCAGTCCTGGACCAGATGGAACAAATCTTTCAAAAAGTAGTGAAGAGGAAGCAGctgacaataaaatttttacaggTGTTGGTGGTTTTTTTAAGCGAGTTCCGAAAGATCTATTGGATCGAGTTGTGAACCAGCTAGCTGAGGAAGACGACACAGATGATCTTTTGGATGAAGACAg CACCTTGGCCCGTGATTCTGTTGCTGAACCTCTATACTTGCTAATTAGTGAAGTGTTTGAGTTGCATGGGCTATTTCGTTTTCTCCGTAGAAGCTTGATTGTATTTGTAAGGGTGGCCTTTGGGAGAAGCATTAACAG GCAGGTGCGAGAAGTATCTGAATGGCTTGTATCAGAACCAATGCTGGGGTTTTATTTACAAGCTTTTTTGGATTCGATGTGGCCTAATGGAAAACTAGCCGAGCAAGTTCCATCCAGAACCGATGAT GAGAAGACACAAACCAAGCTAGAGTTACAGGTTGAAATTCTGCGTAATATTCCGGAAGCCCTAAATGGTTTAGTGGGACAAGAGAACGGGAAACGGGGCgtattgaaaattttccatGCACTGCAAGACAAGCGTCTAAACAAgcatttgttttat